Within Romboutsia sp. CE17, the genomic segment CTTCATTATCACCTGATAATCAAATATCTATTACTGAAGACAACAAAACATTAATTATTGGTTTGATGTCAGTATGTATGATGTTTTTTGGTAACTTATCACCTAAGATACCCTTTAATAGGTATTTGGGGCTAAGACTTCCTTGGACAATAAGAGATGAAGAAACTTGGAAAGTTGCACATAGATTAGTAGGGTATTCGTCTTTTCCTATTGCAATAATAATGTTTATTATGTCATTTTTCATTGATGATAATACAGTAGGCATGGTTGGATTTTTAACTTGGGTTATGATACCTAGTATATACTCTTTTATATTTTATTATAAGAAATTAAAAGGTTTAAATTAATAAATTGATATTCTAAATAAATTTCAACTCATTAATTAGATTTAATATTATATATGATAAATAAAAGTTTTAAATTGTTATATAATGCGAAGTAAATACTATGATTATTTTATATGCTCACGAAAACATCTATTTTAGTGAGTAATTGCTTAATCCTAATTTTTGATATAATAATTATGATATTAATAAGGGACATGGAGGATGAAAATGGAGATTAGAAAGATACGAATGGAAGATGCTGATAATTATTTAGATATGCTTTTGAATTTAGACAATGAGACTAAATTTATGATGTTTGAACCTGGGGAACGCCCTACTGATATTAATATAATAAAAAATATAATTGAAAAAAGTATTAATGGTGATGATTTAGTTTTAGTAGCTACGGATGAAGAAAGTATAGTTGGCTTTATTTCTGTTCAAAAAGGAGAATATAAAAGAATTAAACATACTGGGTACGTTGTTGTTGGAATACGTGAAAAATACAGAGGTAAGGGAATTGGAAGTAAATTATTTTCTGAACTAGATATATGGGCTATAGAAAATAAGATTACAAGGCTTGAACTTAGTGTAATTTGTTCTAATACTATAGCAAAACATCTTTATGAAAAAAATGGATTTGAAGTAGAGGGTATTAGGAAAAATGCAATGATTATAGATGGTAAATATGTAGACGAATTTTCTATGGCCAAGATATATAATAGTTAAATTATAAGGAAAGAGACTTACTTTCTTTCTAAATATGTTATACAACTCAATATATTACTTTATGATACACTTCATTACTTTATTACAATGTTTAAATACTTTGTAACACTTTGTGATACTTTATCATATCTTA encodes:
- a CDS encoding GNAT family N-acetyltransferase, with the protein product MEIRKIRMEDADNYLDMLLNLDNETKFMMFEPGERPTDINIIKNIIEKSINGDDLVLVATDEESIVGFISVQKGEYKRIKHTGYVVVGIREKYRGKGIGSKLFSELDIWAIENKITRLELSVICSNTIAKHLYEKNGFEVEGIRKNAMIIDGKYVDEFSMAKIYNS
- a CDS encoding SdpI family protein, whose amino-acid sequence is MRKNDFTRILLLIISISMFVIGFVISDMNIEILILGILGIVSLVILDRQATKIVELSEGNPKVKTVRLLNMFTLLIVILCFIFASLSPDNQISITEDNKTLIIGLMSVCMMFFGNLSPKIPFNRYLGLRLPWTIRDEETWKVAHRLVGYSSFPIAIIMFIMSFFIDDNTVGMVGFLTWVMIPSIYSFIFYYKKLKGLN